The window TTTTTACTATATATGTATACAGCAAACATACATCTTAATCAGGTTTTTGTCTACATATTTCATCTGCTGCAGGAAGATGCGGAGCATCCTGACAATAGAACGCGAAAAGAAGTCAACAGGCGGCTTTATCTATTGACATCAGAGCCTCTATAAAATCTGAGTTGACATATATTTCTGAAGATACTATCATGCTCACATATTTGGGACGATTTAGTCCGCTGGGCGTTCGCTACGGGTAGTGCATACATAAACGGAATGGTATAATCTATAAAATGTATACAGGCTACATACTTTCAACACACAAGTTGTGTTAGATGAAAGGACAAAGCTGATGAGATACGACATACCATACGGAGACAGGAAAGAATATTTTGATGCACCGCAAGGATCTGTCATTTTCGAAGGGAAAATGACGAACATCCCGGCGGTCAAAGACTTTAAGGGAGAGCTTATCTCAGCCCTTGAATCGCCGATCGGCACTCCGCCGCTCAAAGAACTTGCCGTAGACAGGAAAAACATCGTCTTTCTCGTTGAAGACAACACTAGAAGCACTCCTCTCGACATAATAATGCCCATAATCACAGACTACCTAAACGAAAACGGAGTCCCTGACAACGCCATGAGTTTTCTTACCGCGCCAGGCACTCACAGGCTTATGACCGATGAAGAGATAATACAAAAGCTCGGGGCGGAAATGGTAAGACGTTTCAAAGTGGTACAGCACGACGCCAATGCGAGCGAAGACATGAAGGATCTCGGTACAGTCACTGCAGGTGATTATAAGATCCCTGTACACGTAAACAAATACGCACTGGAGGCCGATCTCCTTGTCGGCATAGGTAATATCGTTCCGCACTGCGATGCCGGCTATTCCGGCGGTGCAAAGATCCTTCAGCCGGGAGTCTGTGACTTTGTTACGACATCAGCCACCCATGCCGCCGCTGGCTTCTGTCCCGATATACCACTCGGGATGGCAGACGGCAATCCATGCCGCATGGGAATGGAAGAGGTCGCAAAGATCGCAGGGCTTGCCTTTATCGTCAACACTGTAAAGAACTATGAGGGAGAGATCTCCGGAATATTCGCGGGAGACTTTATCAAGGCACACAGAGAGGGAATAAAGCTTGCGAAAATATCTTACAGTATAAGTGTGCCGGAACCTGCAGACATCGTAATCGTGAGCTCCTCACCCTCAGACATGGACTATTGGCAGGCCTGCAAAGGCACAAGCTGTGCATATTTCGCAGTAAAAGAGGGCGGTGTAATGATATTCGCTGCTCCCTGCACAGAAGGCCTGGCACACAACCACCCCCATTTCAGGGAATGGTTGTCGCTGCCCATGGACGAAGTCCTCAGAAGGCTGGCTGCGGCTTCCCCTGAAGATGTTGAAGCTGACATGGTCTCTGCAGTGCTTTCTGTCTGCAACTGCCGCGCCAGGGACAAGGCAAAAATATTCTGCGTCTCTGACGGCCTGACAAAAGAAGACCTTGCAGCTATGCAGTACACTCCCTTCCCTAACGTTCAGGCCGCTCTTGATGAAGCGATGAGACTGATCCCCAGAGCTACGATAGGCATTATTCCCAAGGGCGGCATTTCACTGCCGATCATAGAAAATATATAAGACAAGAAAGGCGGCTGACTATGTTTCTGACAGATGAAGAAAAACGGATACTCGACGGAGCTGAAGGCGCGGGAAAGCAGAAAGCCATGGAAATGCTCTATGCGCTCGGAGTCACCTTCGACGCGGAAAAGCTTATCCCCATCAAGCGTGCCCACGTCGCGCTCAGCGGACAGGAGGGCGATACATACTGGTGCGAGCTCCTTGTAGAGGGAGGCGCGACATGCGCTGTTCCGCCTACGACCAACCCCTACTGGGACACGGACTACCTGACAAAATTCTATGACGTTACAAAAGAGGAACTTGATCTGGCTAACCGCACAGGAGAGGCATACCGCAAAATCGGCGCGATACTTACATATCACTGCGCCCCCGGAGTATGTTCCAACGTTCCCTTCCTGGGAGAGCACATAGCATTTTCAGAGTCCAGCGCGACACCCTATGTCAACGGAGCACTGGGTGCCCGTTCCAACCGCGAATCATCAATAAGTGCGCTGGCTGCCGCGGTAGTCGGAAAGACTCCATATTACGGTTACCACCTCGACGAAAACAGGCACGGGGACATTCTTATTGAAGTCGATGCCGAACTTAACGAATGCTACGACTGGGGGATACTCGGGCACTGCATCGGAGAGATGGCAGGATCGCTTGACCCTGTCCTTGTATTCAAAAACAAAGTGCGCCCATCACAGGAAGACTTCCTTTACTTCGGAGCAGAGGCCGCAACAAGCGGAGCCGTGGCTATGTATCACATGGTCGGCATCACACCTGAGGCACCCACTCTAGAAGCAGCTTTCGGCGGCAAAAAAATACCGGCTCCCACAGCGCTTATTACAAATAAAACACTTAAGGACCAGGAGACAAAACTTACAGCAGCTACAGGGGACATCAATCTGGTAATGCTTGGCTGCCCTCACTACACATACAGCCAGATCCTTGAAATAGAAAGGCTCTTCGCGGGAAGGAAGGTCAACCACAACACTGCCTTCTGGATACTGGCCGAATCCGGCGCCGTTGAGCTTGCCGAGCGTTCGCACCTCCGCCAGAAGCTGGAGCTTCTCGGAGTCCGCATGGTAGGAAACACATGCATCGACGAACCCTGCTGGAAATCATTCGAAGGCAGCCTTGGCGTGACAGACTCTCCTAAGTGCGCATACTACAGAGAGCGCCGCGGACAGCCATTTGCTATCCGCAGACTTTCAGAGTGTGTCGAGGCAGCAATAAAAGGGAGGCTGGACTAATGTCTGAGGATATGAAGGTCTATAAGTGCCGCAAGATAGTAAAGGGCAGCGCATGCGGCGAGGCCGTCGTCTCGACAGACGCGATGTGCTTCTACCTTACAGATCCCGAGACGGGGACAGTCATAGAGAGGAACCATGCGATCCACGGCAGGAGCATAGCGAATAAAATACTCGTGCTGAAGTCGGGAAAAGGCAGCTCCGTGGTACAGGTAGACGGTTTCTATCAGCTCTGGGTCAAAAACAATCTTCCTGCTGCAATAATCCTTATCGACACCGAACCGGTGATCGTATCCTCCGCAGTTATGGTCGGATGCACTATGGTGGACAAGATGGAGACCGACCCCTACAAGGTCATAGAGGACGGAGACTATGTCGAAGTCGACGCAGACAGGGGCGAGATCCGAGTAAGGAAAAAGAAATAGGCCTATTGGTAGTTGCGCCTCATAGAGGCGTTTTCTATAATTCCAAACGAAGCACAAAATCAAAGGGGGAAACAGCAAATGAAGAAGCTTTTTGCAGTATTTATGATCATGGCAGTAGTAGCAGTATTTGCGGGCACGGCTTTTGCGGCTCCGGAATACACCATCAAGGTCGGTTACATCGGTTCCGATTCGCATCCGACAATGAAGGCGATGAAAGAAGTCTTCGTGAAGCAGGTCGAAGAGGGTTCAAAGGGTAAGATCAAGGTCGAACTCTATCCTAACGGACAGCTCGGCGGCGACCGTGAACTTTCAGAAGGTGTACAGATGGGAACGATCCAGATGGCTATCCCCTCATCATCACCCCTCGCAGGATTCGACAAGAGGATCCAGGCCCTCGACCTGCCCTATCTCTTCACCACCAGAAAGGCAGCATTTGAAGCAGTAGACGGGATCCTTGGAGAGAAACTCAACGGCTATCTGGCTGCCAAAGGCATCCTTATCCTCGGTTATCAGGAGAACGGATTCCGCCACGTCACCAACAGCAAGAAACCCATCAAGAGCCCTGCAGACCTTAAAGGCCTGAAGATCCGTACTATGGAAAACCCGATGCACCTCGCATTCTTCAAGGCACTCGGAGCCAACCCCACGCCCATGAGCTGGGGAGAACTCTACACCGCTCTGCAGCAGGGAACTGTTGACGCGCAGGAAAACCCCTATGCAATGATCGACGACGGTAAGTTCTACGAAGTACAGAAGTACGTATCCGAGACGGGACACGTCTTCTCATATGAGATCCTTATTGCAAACAAGAAGTTCATGGATAAACTCCCGGCAGATCTTAACAAGCTCGTAGTCAAGGCCGCCAAGGACGCCACAGCGAAACAGCGTCAGCTTATGGAAAAAGAGGAAGGCGCATTCAAGGAAAAAGTGATCAAGGCAGGAATGAAAGCAAACTCCCTCACAGCAGAAGAAAAGAAACCCTTTGTAGAAGCAACTGCAAAAGTCTACCCGATGTTTGAGAAGGACCTCGGCAAGGACCTCATGGAAATAATCAAGAAGGTACAGAAGTAGCATCGACACAGTACCAACGCTTCCGCCCGCTCCGGCGGACGGAAGCGCCTTTTTTGCATTAAGAGGAGGTCATAACCGCTATGACGGTGAGTAAATTCCTTGACAATTTTGAAGAGTACTTCTGCGTTTGGACTATGGCCATAATGACAGTTATCGTCTTTATCCAGGTCGTAATGAGATATGTTTTTTCAAACTCGCTCTCATGGAGCGAGGAGCTGGCCCGTTTTATCTTCCTCTGGCTCTCCTGGATAGGCGCCAGCTACGCAGTTAAAGAAAGAAGCCACTTCAGGGTCGAAATGTTCGCTAATATGATAAAAGGAAAAACACGCATATATTTCGAATATATGATTTTGATAGTATGGTTCGTCTTCAGTTTCTTCCTGGCATGGCAAGGGACGATGCTGCTGATATTCCTCCAGGAGACCGGGCAGGAATCTGCGGCGATGCGGATACCGATGACCTGGCCATATGCATCCGTGCCGGTGGGGTGCGCCCTCATGTGCCTGAGGCTTTTAGTCGAATTCTACAAGCTGCATAAAAATGGCCTGCCCGCACCTGCATCACCTGCGGCAGAGATAATGGAATAGGAGGCGGGACCATGGAAGCTATTATCCTCTTTTCCATCCTTATCGTCACAATAGCACTCAGCATTCCCATAGGCATCACTCTCGGGCTTTCAACGTGCATTGCCATGTTGATGACATCCGACATACCTATGATAATGCTTGCCCAGAAATCCGTTACGGGGCTCGATTCGTTCCCGCTGCTGGCAATACCGTTCTTCATACTTGCAGGCGCTCTTATGTGCAACGGAGGCATTTCACGCAGGCTTGTCGCCCTCGCTGAAAGCCTTGTCGGCTACATCGTAGGAGGCCTTGCTATGGTAACGGTCCTTGCCTGTATGTTCTTTGCTGCCATTTCCGGTTCCGGACCGGCCACAGTCTCGGCCATCGGATCCTTTATGATCCCTTCGATGAAGGAAAGGAAGTACGATGCCGGTTTTGCCGCGGCTATTACAGCTGCTGCAGGCACGATCGGAGTCATAATACCTCCGAGCATTCCATTCGTGATCTACTGTGTAGTCGCGCAGTGTTCGATAGGCGACATGTTCATTGCCGGCATCATCCCCGGGATCATAATAGGCATAGCGCTGATGTTAGTCTGCTATATAACTGCAAGGAAGCGCAATTACAAAACCATGACAGATCGTCCGAGATTCTCTGAGGTCTCCAAAGCGTTCAAAGAATCTTTCTGGGCACTGCTTGTCCCCCTGATCATCCTCGGGGGCATATACGGCGGCATCTTTACCCCCACCGAAGCGGCAGTCGTAGCTGTCGTCTATTCTGTGATCATCGGGAAATTTGTATACCATGAGCTGGACATGAGATCGCTATATGACTGCCTCAAATCGACCGGACTCATCAACGGGGCTACATCATTCCTTATCGGGCTCTCAATGGCGTTCGCAAGCTACCTTGCAATGGCGCAGATCCCTGCAAAGATGGCAGCATGGCTGACTACCTTCGTTGACAGCCCCTTCCTGCTGCTTATGATCATCAACGTGTTCCTGCTGATCATCGGCTGTTTCGTGGACAACATAGCGGCCGTCATCATACTGACGCCGATACTTCTGCCTGTAGTCAAGATGATCGGTATCGACCCCATACATTTTGGGCTGATAATCACGGTCAACCTGGCATGCGGATTCATCTCACCGCCTTACGGGATCAACCTCTTTGTTGCTTCTGCGATATCGGGGGAGAGCATTGAGAGTATTTCAAAGGAGATAATCCCGGCTTTCGTGGCTATGGTCGGATGCCTTATGCTTTTCACCTACTTCCCGATCTTCACCATGGGGCTTCTGCAGGTAATAAGATAAAAATATCCCCGAAGCTAGTTCAGTGCGGCAGGCGCTAACGCCTGCCGCCTTTTGTATCTTGCACCAGACCTCTGCCGCTGTAAAACCGTTATTTCTCAATAGCTCAAACAATGATATATTAAAACGGCGACAGGCAGGGAGATGAATGGATGTTTCCGGTGCTATTCCAGTACTCCTTCATTACGATAAAGACGAGCTACCTCTTTTGGACTCTGTCCATCGTGGTCTTCATGTTCATGACCCGGCACAGGGCCGTGAATAAGTATGGCCTCGAACATAACGGGGTCACGGATGCTATAGTCTGGACATTTTTCGGGGCCGCGGGCGGCGCTCTCTTTTTTGATCTTTTCGGCAAAGCAATGCTGTTTATTACAAATGATCCTTCCTTCGCGGGCTTTTTCCCCGCCGAGCTCTCCTCTTCCGGCGGCATTCTGTGCGGGGGACTGGCAGGCATATACAAGTCATACAGGGAAAAGATCAGGTGGAACGATTTCGCGGATGCTGCAATGATACCTGCGGCATCCGCTATAGCCATATGGAGGCTGGGATGCTATTTCGATGGATGCTGCCGCGGGATCAGTCTCGACAGCTTGCCGCTGCCGTGGTTTGCCGTGCATTATCCAAATGACCATGCTTCCATTTTCAGATACCCATATCCCCTGATAGAATCAGCCTTCATGCTTGGGATGATGCTCTTTCTGGCCGCAACTGAAAAGTTGTTTTTTAAAAAGAGGGCTCCCGGCCATACTCTTCTTACTCCGCTTTTCATACTTGCTTACGGTGCTTTTCGTCTTTTGACCGATCATGTAAGGGAAGAGGGACTAAGAAACGGTGGGGTGCTGATCTTTGCACTCTTTGTCATCATCGGGTCTCTGGCATCTCTTTTCACGATATACAGGTCTGTTCACAAAAATAGATAGAGCATCTGCCTCAAGACGGGATCATTTTTCATTTCAGCCTGATGCTGTATATTGGTATCGGTCATTTGTCTCAGAAGATAGGAGGATGGTTCAGCATATCAGATGATAAGACATAAGGGCTTCACATTGATAGAAATACTTCTCGCAGTCGGGCTGGCCGGCATTATTGCCGTTGCTGCCCTGACTCCGCTGGTTTTTACTGTGCAGTCACTTGAGACCGTCCAGAAGGGCTGGGGCAAAAACATTAAAGTGATGGAGACGGCTGAGAGGATCTTCAGCGACACAAGAAATTTTGCACGAAGCAGTTCTTTCCCCGTCTTTCGGACTGTTCACAAGGAGGGCTTTACTGTCAGGGAGGATGACAGGCTGCTTGTCTGGTCAGCCGCTCCTGTGAAGGAGAATAAAGCGCCTGGGCTGATAGTTTACAAGATCGTATCTTCATCAGGCCTCAATAAATATAAACCGGGACTCTACAGATGGGAGATACCGGGATGGAGGTCTGCGGCAAAGGGATCCGGTGAAGAGACGGGACCGACTGATCTGGACACAGACAGTTTGAAGCCGGAGGATGGCAAAATGGTGCTCAAGGATGCGGAGGGGCTGAGGTTCTCCGTCTGGTCAGGCGAGTCATGGGCCGATGAATATACGGGAGAACTCCCGAAAGCCATAAGGATAACGATAACGCTTAACGGGAGAAAACAAGTTTATGAAGATTCACTGCCGACGATCCTCAAAGAATAAGGGGTTCATCCTCATATCAGTAATGATATCAGTCACGTTGCTCCTTACTGCCGCGACGGCATTTTCGTGGTACGCAAGGACTGAGATGCAAAGGGCAGAGGCAGTAAGCTTCATCGTCAGAAGCAGGAGCATTGCTGAGATAGCCTGTAAGTACGCATCAAAAAAGATCGCGCAGGACAATAACGGATATGACAGCCGATCTGAGCCCCTTTACGCTTATAATGGTGTATTGAGATCTGAGATCGACGGTTTTACCCTTGAAGTCAAAATAGAGCCCCTAGATGACAAAATCCCGATAAACGGTATTTTGTTGCCTGACAGGGTCACCATCAGATCCGAGTACACCGGCGCATGGGACAAAATATGGGAAAATGTTGGTTTCCCATGGCTTGCCGCGGTAGTTTTGGATTTCATTGACTCCGACAGCAGCCAGAAGCTGGAGGGAAGCGAAAGGAACACAAGCATCAACCGGCAACTGAGCGATCTCACCGAGCTCAGGCTGATAGATGAAATTAACGACGGGGTGCTGTGGGGAACAAAAGACATCCCCATGGGCCTGGCAGGATATCTAACCGTTTACGGCAGCGAAAAAGTAAATATAAACACCGCTTCCCCACAGGTCATAGCAATAATGGACGAGAAGATCGACATAGCCCAGGCACGGAATTTTGCCGCGCTTAGGATGATGTACCCCATAAGAAGCCTGGATGACCTGAAAAAGATCCCCAACATACCTGTTGAGGTCATTACAAAACTTTCTAATGTTATCGCTTTTGAAAGCTCTTATTTTCGTCTGAATATCAATGTATCATATGGAGATAAAATGGAGAGGAATTTCAGGATCATACTTAAACGGGAAAACAACTCTTGCAGCCTGGTGCGCTGGGAGGAATAGGCAAGACAGATGACAGATTCCAGTAAACTGAAAGACTTATTCTCACAAGATCCGGGAGGACATGCAAAAACGGATGAAAATATTCGTTTCTGTACTGAGGAGGATGTTGCCGACCGCAATGCGGTCCTGTCTTCGTCACAAAACCGACGGGTCATCGCGCTCCTTCAGCTCAGGACGCTCTCAGTACACCCCTTCTCCTTCCCCTTCGGAAAAAACGGGAGGGTAAGGGATGCCCTGAAGATGTCCTTCAGGTATGCCCTGGGAAACGACGATGATTCTATCCTCATGATACCCCAGGTGACAGAACAGGGATCTGACAGGACTGACGGGGTCGTATGGTTCGTCTCTAAAAGAGAGATAGAGAAAGCAGAAAAAAGGCTGGGCGACGGGATAGCTTTCTGGCCGGCTCCCCTGGTTTTGTTCCATGAGACAGGGGGCAACGGGCTGGCATTGTGGAACGCTGACAGCGGCACCTCGGGAATGCTTTTTAAAGACGGCTCTCCTATCTTATACAAATGGACACCCTCATCAGAAAATGCCGCGGAGAACCTGGAGAAATGGTTCGTCGATTACTCACGCTCAGCAGACATGTCGATAGATAATGTCATAACTGCAGAAAGATCTTCCCTATCTTCAAAAAACATCCAAAAAGCCGGGAGGGAGACCCTGAAGTCATTAAATGGCTCGGCCTCGCTTGATCTTTCAACTAAAAGTGCCGACAGCGCAAGAAAACTGGAATCCTTTTTCGCCGCAGCCTTCAGCACAGCCAGGGCAGCCGTCTTCCTCGGCCTCTTGTTTTTGCTCCTCTCGGCAGGAGCATTTTTATACAGCAGGCTGAACAGTGATCATTTTGAGTATGTCCCCTTTGAGATTTACGGGACAGCATTTGGAGAGAGGTCCAACAGCCCTCTGGCCTCTTCATCCGCGAAAATAAAGAACCTCAGCGCGGGCGGGACCAACATGAGCCTTGAACAGGCTCTGGAAAATATTTCGGCAGCCTGGAAAGCATCCGCTTCATCAGGATCACTGAAACTTGACGCAATAAGGTACGGGACCGAGCGCACCGAGATACAGGGCACCGCTGCCGGAAGCGGTGCTGTCGAATCCCTTCGCGATTCGCTGAACAAAAGCGGCTTCAGCGCGAAGATCACCGACATCCAGCAGATACCGGGTTCGGGAATGCGTTTTTCCATAGGACTAGACAGCCCCGAAAGGAGCGGGCAAAAATGATCGAAGAGATCAGGGAACTGCCTGAGACAAAAAAACTCATCCGCCTCGGACTGCTCGCACTTCTGGTCTGGACAGTGGGAGCAGCACTCTTCCTTGAGGCTGCCGCTGTCCTGAACAGCAGCAGAGAGAGGATCGTCGACGCAGGAAGAGTCCTTGATGCGGCAAATACCTTCTATTCATATCCTTCAAGAAATTCCGAAGGAGATAAAGAGCCTTTGTCTCTCCTAACCGACACGATAAACGAACTCAGGCTGAAAGACCGTGTAGGACTGATGAACTCAGGTTCGTTGGGGCTGACCGTTCAGATGACCGAGCTGAACGGAGCAGAATTTGTCTCTTTGCTGAAGCGCTTCGCTGAAAAGGGCCTTCAGATAAAAACAGCTGATATCAGGGCGATAACTTCCGCTCAAAAGGGAAGGCTGATAAACGCATCAATGCTGATAGGAGCAAACGGCGATGGCTCTCAGTAACGCACTCAAGGTCATTTTTGCAGGACTGTGCGGCCTCATCGCCGGCATGGTCCTCTTCTTTCCATGGGACGCAGCGGCAGAGTACGCAGCGAGCCGGACTGCCGCGTCAGCTTCGGAAAAAAATATCTTTATCTCATTCAGGGACATTTACACCGAGGGCTTCGCGGACAGGGAATTCATCTACAGGGGCATCACCGCGGACATGCCCGCAGTATCGATAAAAATCAACGAAGCCAGAGTGGACCCGAAGATAATAAGATCTTTGATATCCGCCTCAAAAACGGGGACCATCTCTCTTGGAAGCGGCGAGATCACAACAGTAACAAGGCAGAAACTCAAATGGACCTCCGGAACGGCGAACATAAGGTCTGACGGGAAGACGCTGTATATCGACGACCTTACGCTTGCCGGCAGCGTATCGGCAAAGGGCTTCATAAATATTTCAACGGATACAGGTAAGATAGTGGCATCTGATATAACTGCCCGTTTCCCGCATGAATTTGACAGGGCGCTTGAGATGCTGAGCAATATGCAGTTACTCCCCCTTACGAAGTCCGGCTCGGGGGAATGGAGGATATCACGGTGAAAGAAGACCTCAGGCCCCGTTTGTCCGCATATATAAAAGATTTTTGCGGCCTGTTAAGAAACGGATATCCCTCTGGCGCAAAGAGGCAGTCAAAGGATCTTCTTCTGCCACTACTCTCCTTTCTTGCCGGCCTGATCATCGCATCGGTGATATGCTTTTTCATGGAATTTTCCTTGCTTGATCGTTCTGCCGAGGCAAAACATGACCTTGCAGCGGCCATATCAAACAGGACCCCGTCCCTTCTCAATTCTTTGAGTGCCGATCCTTACCGGGATTTCTATGATTTGAATCCGCTGGGTACGCTTATGCCCGACAGGGGCAGTTCGGAAGACATGTCATATCAGATCAGAGACATGAGCCTTGCCGGAACGCTGCCCGACATCGGAGCATGGATCCGAGGCAGTTCCTCAACTCGTTTCGTATTGAAAGGCGAGGAGATCAGCGGCTATAAGCTGGATGATGTCAAATATCAGGAAGTCACCCTTATTAGGGGTGATCAGAAACACAGGCTGTTTATGAGCATCTCTACCGGCAATCTGACGCCCCCGCAAAGGGTCTCAGACCGCCCTCAGCAAAGGAACACCGTCCCCAAAAAGGCACCTCCCAAAGAGGGGCATCCCGGTATTGAACCTGCATCGGAAGGGATCGAGGGAGTGATCCCCAGAGAGCTCGTGGACAAGCTTCTGATGAACCCCTATGACGAGATCGCCAAGATGAGGATGGTGCCTGCCGAGGGCGGCGGCATGCAGCTGGCGAGAATAGACCCTGACAGCGTCCTCGGACTTGTCGGAGTCAAAAAGGACGACGTCATAAAAGCCGTAAACGGAGTTGAGATAACCAATCTCAGCGATGCCACGAACGCTGTCAATTCGATGATGTCGGGCACAAGGTTTGACGTGAAGGTCGAAAGGTCCGGCAAACCTCTGGAATTAAAATATCAGGTAAAATGAACGTCAAGAGGAAACGCGCTTTCACATTAGTTGAAGTTATGGTGGCTGTGGTCATACTGTCCCTGACTGCAACCGCAGCGATAAGGCTTGTTATGCTTGGACAGGAAGGACTCAGAGGAGCAAAGGCCGAGATCACGCTGACACAAGAGGCAAAAGCTATCAGGACAGGTATAATGCTGGGAACAGTACAGACGTCAGGCAAACGCGGCGATATAATATGGGAAACGTCTGACGGGACAAAGGAAATGTTCGGCGAGAATTTCGGGAGGCTTGACTTTTCCGGCCGGGAACAGACAAATATGATCGTTATCAATGAAGATATGAGATGGAAAGAGATCAGGGTCAGCAACACGAAAGATGAGCGGCACATCGTCATATATATGCCCTATGACTGATACCGGATCATGACAGCGGGACCGTAAGGGCAAAGAAGGTCACAGCACAGATCCAGCCGTAAAATCTTTACACATCATCCATACCAGCAGCCGGGGAGAGATCTGACATGTTCAGGAAAACCAAATTATTGTCCTTCATCTTTATCCTTTTATTTATAATCTCTTCATCAGCCGGATGCATGCCCGCAAAAGCACAGGATGCTCCGGACGAGGAACAAAACCTCGTTGCGGCAGCCCGCCAGATGCGGCAGTCAAACAATGTACAGCTGAACTTCAGCAACCTTGAGATCAGCAAGTTCCTGAGGTTCATGTCGGAACTACTGAATGAAAACATCGTGGTGGATCCCGCTGTAGGAGGCAAGGTCTCTGTCGTTTCTCCCAAGGCCATCTCGCTGAGGGAGGCAAGGGAAGTGATGCTCTCCGTACTTGAGATGAACAACCTGTCGATACAGAACATGGGGGGGTATTCAAAGGTATTGCCTGCCAGTTCCGGACCGACACTGAACAACACCGTCATAAAGGGCGACCGCAGCATAGCTCCGGGTGAAGCCCTGACTGTCCAGATGGTCCCTCTTCGCCATGTAAAGGCCGGTTACATAACAGAACCGCTCAGATCCGCTGTACCTGATATAAATGTAACACCTCTCGAAAATGGGAATGCAGTCCTGCTTACCGGCAAGGCCTCTGCCCTGAACCGTTCCGTAAGCGTCATAAGGGCACTGGACGCCAAGGACAGCATAAGGAGCATCAAGGCGTTCACCCTTACCCATGCCAATCCAAAGATCGTGGAATCTCAGCTCAATGTCATGTCAAAGGACACTTCATCAAGGCTTTCAGGAATTCTCGCGGTGGGGGACGAGAGAACAAGGCGAGTCGTCCTTATCGGAAGCAATCAGGCTATTCTTGAGTCCGAAAGGATACTGAAAATTCTCGACGTGCCTTCAAGGGCTGAGAGCTTCCATGTCTACCGCCTCAAAAACGCCGATGCAAAGGTCGTGGCCGAACAGATGAACAGTATACTGGCCACTGCGGCCAAACTTTCCCCGGATCCAAAGGGAACGATCCCCTCTTCCGTGGTCCCGGACCTCCCTACAAACAGCCTTGTATTCACTGCCTCCCACGAACAGTTCGGCTCTCTCAAGGAGATACTGGTCCAGCTTGACATCCAGCCCAAACAGGTCCTGCTGAGGGGGCTCATAGCTGAAGTCAACCTCAACAAGCTCAACAGCGCCGGAATAGACTGGGCGGCATGGGGCGGAGGGATCGCCGGAGACGCGGTCATAGCAGGCAACGTCCAGATGGGAAGCTCTGCCAT is drawn from Synergistaceae bacterium DZ-S4 and contains these coding sequences:
- a CDS encoding TRAP transporter substrate-binding protein — encoded protein: MKKLFAVFMIMAVVAVFAGTAFAAPEYTIKVGYIGSDSHPTMKAMKEVFVKQVEEGSKGKIKVELYPNGQLGGDRELSEGVQMGTIQMAIPSSSPLAGFDKRIQALDLPYLFTTRKAAFEAVDGILGEKLNGYLAAKGILILGYQENGFRHVTNSKKPIKSPADLKGLKIRTMENPMHLAFFKALGANPTPMSWGELYTALQQGTVDAQENPYAMIDDGKFYEVQKYVSETGHVFSYEILIANKKFMDKLPADLNKLVVKAAKDATAKQRQLMEKEEGAFKEKVIKAGMKANSLTAEEKKPFVEATAKVYPMFEKDLGKDLMEIIKKVQK
- the larA gene encoding nickel-dependent lactate racemase, whose translation is MRYDIPYGDRKEYFDAPQGSVIFEGKMTNIPAVKDFKGELISALESPIGTPPLKELAVDRKNIVFLVEDNTRSTPLDIIMPIITDYLNENGVPDNAMSFLTAPGTHRLMTDEEIIQKLGAEMVRRFKVVQHDANASEDMKDLGTVTAGDYKIPVHVNKYALEADLLVGIGNIVPHCDAGYSGGAKILQPGVCDFVTTSATHAAAGFCPDIPLGMADGNPCRMGMEEVAKIAGLAFIVNTVKNYEGEISGIFAGDFIKAHREGIKLAKISYSISVPEPADIVIVSSSPSDMDYWQACKGTSCAYFAVKEGGVMIFAAPCTEGLAHNHPHFREWLSLPMDEVLRRLAAASPEDVEADMVSAVLSVCNCRARDKAKIFCVSDGLTKEDLAAMQYTPFPNVQAALDEAMRLIPRATIGIIPKGGISLPIIENI
- a CDS encoding DUF126 domain-containing protein gives rise to the protein MSEDMKVYKCRKIVKGSACGEAVVSTDAMCFYLTDPETGTVIERNHAIHGRSIANKILVLKSGKGSSVVQVDGFYQLWVKNNLPAAIILIDTEPVIVSSAVMVGCTMVDKMETDPYKVIEDGDYVEVDADRGEIRVRKKK
- a CDS encoding aconitase X catalytic domain-containing protein; protein product: MFLTDEEKRILDGAEGAGKQKAMEMLYALGVTFDAEKLIPIKRAHVALSGQEGDTYWCELLVEGGATCAVPPTTNPYWDTDYLTKFYDVTKEELDLANRTGEAYRKIGAILTYHCAPGVCSNVPFLGEHIAFSESSATPYVNGALGARSNRESSISALAAAVVGKTPYYGYHLDENRHGDILIEVDAELNECYDWGILGHCIGEMAGSLDPVLVFKNKVRPSQEDFLYFGAEAATSGAVAMYHMVGITPEAPTLEAAFGGKKIPAPTALITNKTLKDQETKLTAATGDINLVMLGCPHYTYSQILEIERLFAGRKVNHNTAFWILAESGAVELAERSHLRQKLELLGVRMVGNTCIDEPCWKSFEGSLGVTDSPKCAYYRERRGQPFAIRRLSECVEAAIKGRLD
- a CDS encoding TRAP transporter large permease yields the protein MEAIILFSILIVTIALSIPIGITLGLSTCIAMLMTSDIPMIMLAQKSVTGLDSFPLLAIPFFILAGALMCNGGISRRLVALAESLVGYIVGGLAMVTVLACMFFAAISGSGPATVSAIGSFMIPSMKERKYDAGFAAAITAAAGTIGVIIPPSIPFVIYCVVAQCSIGDMFIAGIIPGIIIGIALMLVCYITARKRNYKTMTDRPRFSEVSKAFKESFWALLVPLIILGGIYGGIFTPTEAAVVAVVYSVIIGKFVYHELDMRSLYDCLKSTGLINGATSFLIGLSMAFASYLAMAQIPAKMAAWLTTFVDSPFLLLMIINVFLLIIGCFVDNIAAVIILTPILLPVVKMIGIDPIHFGLIITVNLACGFISPPYGINLFVASAISGESIESISKEIIPAFVAMVGCLMLFTYFPIFTMGLLQVIR
- a CDS encoding TRAP transporter small permease, encoding MTVSKFLDNFEEYFCVWTMAIMTVIVFIQVVMRYVFSNSLSWSEELARFIFLWLSWIGASYAVKERSHFRVEMFANMIKGKTRIYFEYMILIVWFVFSFFLAWQGTMLLIFLQETGQESAAMRIPMTWPYASVPVGCALMCLRLLVEFYKLHKNGLPAPASPAAEIME